The Brasilonema sennae CENA114 genome includes a region encoding these proteins:
- a CDS encoding COP23 domain-containing protein gives MGWTPGIFAFGSKDRFSCALQPDTQNGGEVWMVMYRNDQGTKPWPKMINSFGDGWNTQKRCDTIAQRLESFRQDGLIGFSHRSDPKTPGS, from the coding sequence ATTGGCTGGACTCCAGGTATATTCGCCTTCGGCTCAAAAGACCGCTTTTCTTGCGCCTTGCAACCCGACACACAAAACGGCGGTGAGGTGTGGATGGTAATGTATCGTAATGATCAGGGTACCAAGCCCTGGCCCAAGATGATCAACAGCTTTGGTGATGGCTGGAATACTCAGAAGCGGTGCGATACTATCGCCCAACGCTTGGAAAGCTTTCGCCAAGATGGTTTAATTGGATTTAGTCATCGCTCTGACCCCAAAACACCTGGCAGCTGA